The following nucleotide sequence is from Solidesulfovibrio carbinolicus.
TAAAAGACGCATGCTGGCGGTGACGAGTTCCACGTCGTCCGGTTCCAGCCGGGCGAGCTTGGCGGCAAAGGAGGCCTTCACCGCTTCCCGGGCCTTGGCCAGGATGGCGTAGCCGGCCTCGGTCAAGCCCAGGCGTACCCGGCGACGGTCCTGGGCATCCGGTGTGCGTTCGATAAGGCCCCGGTAGGTCAGGGTATCGACGAGCTTGGACATGGAGGGCAGGGAGACGCCGATGTACTCGGCCAGATCGGTGAGGTTGGAGCCGGGATTGTGCCGTAAAAAAGCCAGGCTCCGCAGCTCCGGCACGCGCAGGTCCGGGGCGCTCTGGCTGCGCATGGTGCGCCGCAGATCCTGCATAATAAGCGGCATGACATCGAGCAGCTCGCGGGCGCAGGTGTCGAGTGGATCGGTCATGGCGGTATCCTTGGGATTAATAGTTAGCTTTAGAAACAGTAAGTCGCGGACAGGACCGCGTCAAGGCCGCTTTACGAGGATGACAACAAGTCGTCGTCCATGTGGGAGGCCGGCGGCAACCCCAGGCTCCGGCAGACCGTGGCGGCCAGACGGGTTTGGGACACGCCGTCGGCTGCGGCCAGGGGCAGGTTGGAAAAAAGCGAACCCGGCACGAAGGCCGCGTCCACGCAGTGGTCGCCGGACCATTTCTGGCGGTTGTCGGCAAAGACCTCGCCGCCTGTGCCGCCGATGACCGAGGTCCAGGCCAGGCGGTACGGCGGCCGGCAGCCGACGATGAGGTCAGGAGCTTCCCCGGCCAGAGGGCCGCTGTAGAGGGCTTCCCGGCGGTGGACGGCGGCGATGGGCGAGGCCGGACCGTCGGCCAGGGCGTTCAGGCGGGCGGCCAGTTCCCCGGCCAGGGCGTCGGCCTCGCCCGGCGGCACGATGCCTTGCTGTTCGCGACCGGCCACATTGAGGCACACCGAGCCGAAACCCAGGGCAAAGGCCCGGGTGGCCGACCAGTCCACATGGCGGAACAGTTCCCCGCTGTCGGCCGGGTCGTGGGGCTTAAGCTTCATGTAGCCTTGGCGCACGAGCCAGGCGTTGAGGCTGATGGAGCGGGTGTAGGAACAAAAACCGTGATCCGAGCAGACGAAAAGCGCCGTGTCGTCCCCGGCCGCGTCCATGACCTTGCCCACCACGGCGTCCATGCGGGCCAGGTGGTCGTCGATGACCGGCCCCAGGCGCGCCGCCTCGGCCGCGTCATAGAGCGGATGCGTCTGGTCGGCCAGCCGCCAAAAACAGTGCTGGATGCGGTCGGAAGTATCGAAGACCACGGAAAGCAGGCCCTCGCGAAACCGGCCCAGCTCAAAGTCGAGCATGGCCTCGCGCTCGCGAGTCACGTCGTCGCACAAAGCCAAAAAGGCCTCGTCGGTCATGACGCCGT
It contains:
- a CDS encoding MarR family winged helix-turn-helix transcriptional regulator, translating into MTDPLDTCARELLDVMPLIMQDLRRTMRSQSAPDLRVPELRSLAFLRHNPGSNLTDLAEYIGVSLPSMSKLVDTLTYRGLIERTPDAQDRRRVRLGLTEAGYAILAKAREAVKASFAAKLARLEPDDVELVTASMRLLHTLFTQPQENGTSSA
- a CDS encoding alkaline phosphatase family protein — encoded protein: MSPKPFRKALVLGIDGLDPGLCRRLMAAGQLPHLARLASGGRFVSLATSNPAQSPVAWTSLATGTNPGHHGIFDFIVRAPGTYLPRLSLTRPGPGGVPLPANDCETFFEVAAKAGLPTTVVRWPVSYPPTFGQATVLSGLGAPDVKGRLGNYVQYAEEAAGQAGRGRFVPVRFNDGKATLAVEGPMAVVAGRKTPAVAPLALARQAGRLDYTLGGQSGSLGPGQWSPYLAVRFETGQGSPVAGLVRLWLGRLDPLELYLGPIQIDPAAPCLPIAAPAGYAAELADALGGPYSTLGMPEETKGLTDGVMTDEAFLALCDDVTREREAMLDFELGRFREGLLSVVFDTSDRIQHCFWRLADQTHPLYDAAEAARLGPVIDDHLARMDAVVGKVMDAAGDDTALFVCSDHGFCSYTRSISLNAWLVRQGYMKLKPHDPADSGELFRHVDWSATRAFALGFGSVCLNVAGREQQGIVPPGEADALAGELAARLNALADGPASPIAAVHRREALYSGPLAGEAPDLIVGCRPPYRLAWTSVIGGTGGEVFADNRQKWSGDHCVDAAFVPGSLFSNLPLAAADGVSQTRLAATVCRSLGLPPASHMDDDLLSSS